One genomic segment of Fundulus heteroclitus isolate FHET01 chromosome 10, MU-UCD_Fhet_4.1, whole genome shotgun sequence includes these proteins:
- the LOC105926438 gene encoding tubulin alpha-1C chain: MRECISVHVGQAGVQIGNACWELYCLEHGIQPDGQMPCDKTIGGGDDSFNTFFSETGAGKHVPRAVFVDLEPTVIDEVRSGTYRQLFHPEQLITGKEDAANNYARGHYTIGKEIIDPVLDRIRKLADQCTGLQGFLVFHSFGGGTGSGFTSLLMERLSVDYGKKSKLEFAVYPAPQVSTAVVEPYNAILTTHTTLEHSDCAFMVDNEAIYDICRRNLDIGRPTYTNLNRLISQIVSSITASLRFDGALNVDLTEFQTNLVPYPRIHFPLATYAPVISAEKAYHEQLTVAEITNSCFDSANQMVKCDPRHGKYMACCLLYRGDVVPKDVNAAIAAIKTKRTIQFVDWCPTGFKVGINYQPPTVVPGGDLAKVQRAVCMLSNTTAIAEAWARLDHKFDLMYAKRAFVHWYVGEGMEEGEFSEAREDMAALEKDYEEVGVDSIEGEDEEGEEY; this comes from the exons ATG CGTGAGTGCATCTCTGTCCACGTTGGTCAGGCGGGCGTTCAGATTGGGAACGCCTGCTGGGAACTCTACTGCCTTGAGCACGGGATCCAGCCGGACGGCCAGATGCCGTGCGACAAGACCATCGGAGGAGGAGACGACTCCTTCAACACCTTCTTCAGTGAGACCGGGGCGGGAAAGCACGTCCCCAGAGCGGTCTTTGTGGACCTGGAGCCCACTGTTATCG ATGAAGTGCGCAGCGGCACCTACCGCCAGCTGTTCCACCCCGAGCAGCTGATCACCGGGAAGGAGGACGCTGCTAACAACTACGCCCGGGGTCACTACACCATCGGAAAGGAGATCATTGACCCTGTTCTGGACAGGATCCGCAAACTG GCAGACCAGTGCACCGGGCTTCAGGGCTTCCTGGTCTTCCACAGCTTCGGTGGAGGAACCGGCTCTGGTTTCACCTCCCTGCTGATGGAGCGCCTGTCTGTGGATTATGGCAAGAAGTCCAAGCTGGAGTTCGCCGTCTACCCGGCCCCTCAGGTCTCCACGGCCGTGGTGGAGCCCTACAACGCCATCCTCACCACCCACACCACCCTGGAGCACTCGGACTGCGCCTTCATGGTTGACAACGAGGCCATCTACGACATCTGCCGCAGGAACCTGGACATCGGGCGTCCCACCTACACCAACCTGAACAGGCTGATCAGCCAGATCGTGTCCTCCATCACCGCGTCCCTTCGCTTCGACGGCGCTCTGAACGTGGACCTGACGGAGTTCCAGACCAACCTGGTGCCGTACCCCCGCATCCACTTCCCCCTGGCCACCTACGCCCCGGTCATCTCCGCCGAGAAGGCGTACCACGAGCAGCTCACCGTGGCCGAGATCACCAACTCCTGCTTCGATTCGGCCAACCAGATGGTGAAGTGCGACCCTCGCCACGGCAAGTACATGGCCTGCTGCCTGCTGTACCGCGGCGACGTGGTGCCCAAAGACGTCAACGCCGCCATCGCCGCCATTAAAACCAAGCGCACCATCCAGTTTGTGGACTGGTGTCCCACCGGCTTCAAGGTGGGCATCAACTACCAGCCTCCCACCGTGGTTCCTGGAGGAGACCTGGCCAAGGTGCAGAGGGCCGTGTGCATGCTGAGCAACACCACCGCCATCGCCGAGGCCTGGGCCCGGCTCGACCACAAGTTTGACCTCATGTACGCCAAGAGGGCCTTCGTCCACTGGTACGTGGGCGAAGGCATGGAGGAGGGGGAGTTCTCAGAGGCCAGGGAAGACATGGCCGCCTTGGAGAAGGATTACGAGGAGGTGGGAGTCGACTCGATCGAAGGTGAAGACGAAGAGGGGGAGGAATACTAG